The Paenalcaligenes faecalis genome has a window encoding:
- a CDS encoding cytochrome c oxidase assembly protein: MNVLDWLVPWEFSPSLILVFIVCAVLFWRGSRVRHVQVWRQWLFWLGFIGLYLNLHTIVDYYSERMFFIHRIQHLFLHHLLPLMVMLSYPGQVMRAGLPASWRYKLRDLNRTRLGKGLQTLLTHRIFVPFLFVFFVLVWLLPIPQFYSMIDWRLYRVMNWSVVISGFMYWNLILDRRPAPPAAMRPWARVISPLLTMAPQIVAGIYITFASVDLYPIFDLCGRAMPSFDALKDQAVGGLVMWVAAGLVETFGVVYALATAVRLSAKGRIRSEVIERMRLGSPTVSS; encoded by the coding sequence ATGAATGTATTGGATTGGCTTGTGCCATGGGAGTTCTCCCCCTCGTTAATTCTTGTTTTTATTGTCTGCGCCGTGTTGTTTTGGCGCGGCAGCCGAGTGCGTCATGTACAGGTGTGGCGACAATGGTTATTTTGGTTAGGCTTTATTGGGCTCTATCTCAATTTGCATACGATAGTGGATTACTATTCCGAGCGCATGTTTTTCATTCATCGTATTCAACACTTGTTTTTGCACCATTTATTGCCTTTGATGGTCATGCTGTCGTACCCAGGACAAGTCATGCGTGCAGGCCTGCCTGCGTCATGGCGCTATAAATTACGGGATTTGAATCGAACTAGATTGGGTAAAGGCTTACAAACGCTACTCACCCATCGTATTTTTGTACCGTTTTTATTTGTCTTTTTTGTCTTGGTTTGGCTGCTTCCCATTCCTCAGTTCTACTCAATGATTGATTGGCGTTTATATCGAGTGATGAACTGGTCTGTGGTGATTAGTGGCTTTATGTATTGGAATTTGATTTTAGATCGTCGGCCAGCACCACCTGCCGCAATGCGTCCATGGGCCAGAGTCATTTCGCCCCTCTTAACGATGGCGCCACAAATTGTTGCTGGTATTTATATTACTTTTGCCTCTGTGGATCTTTACCCCATTTTTGATCTGTGTGGTCGAGCTATGCCTAGTTTTGATGCATTAAAAGATCAGGCTGTTGGGGGGCTAGTGATGTGGGTGGCTGCTGGGCTAGTCGAGACTTTTGGTGTCGTATATGCATTAGCAACAGCTGTTCGATTATCAGCTAAAGGTAGAATACGTTCAGAGGTAATAGAGCGTATGCGATTAGGTAGTCCCACTGTGAGTTCGTAG
- the ruvB gene encoding Holliday junction branch migration DNA helicase RuvB, with amino-acid sequence MAIYSDSLSSTPLPERVINATPLSFNEESVERALRPKTLRDYVGQQRVCEQLEIFITAATRRKESLDHVLLFGPPGLGKTTLAHIVAQEMGVQLRQTSGPVLERPGDLAAILTSLEPNDVLFIDEIHRLSPVVEEILYPALEDFQIDILIGEGPAARSVKIDLQPFTLVGATTRAGMLSNPLRDRFGIVSRLEFYTIPDLQYIVQRSAALLNVECATEGALEIARRARGTPRIANRLLRRVRDYADVKNNGVIDAGCAAHALSMLEVDPLGLDLMDRKLLETIVHKFNGGPVGVDSLAAAISEERDTIEDVIEPYLIQHGFLHRTPRGRVATASTWTHLGLTPPKSTPDLFD; translated from the coding sequence ATGGCTATTTACTCCGACTCGCTTAGTTCGACTCCCCTCCCAGAGCGCGTTATCAACGCAACACCCTTGTCATTCAACGAAGAATCCGTTGAACGCGCTTTACGCCCTAAAACCCTACGTGATTATGTAGGGCAACAACGTGTGTGCGAGCAACTCGAGATTTTCATTACTGCTGCTACACGACGAAAAGAGTCCTTAGATCACGTTTTACTTTTCGGCCCTCCAGGGCTGGGGAAAACGACCTTAGCCCATATTGTGGCCCAAGAAATGGGCGTACAATTACGCCAAACGTCCGGCCCAGTTCTTGAGCGCCCCGGTGATTTAGCCGCGATATTAACCAGTCTAGAACCCAACGATGTTTTGTTTATTGATGAAATTCATCGTTTATCCCCAGTGGTCGAAGAGATCCTCTATCCTGCCCTTGAGGATTTTCAAATTGATATCCTCATCGGCGAGGGCCCCGCTGCGCGCAGTGTCAAAATAGATCTGCAGCCTTTTACTCTTGTGGGTGCCACTACGCGCGCTGGGATGCTGAGCAATCCCCTACGGGATCGCTTTGGAATCGTCTCTCGATTAGAGTTTTATACCATTCCAGATCTACAATATATTGTGCAGCGTAGTGCAGCGTTATTAAACGTTGAATGCGCCACAGAGGGGGCTCTTGAGATTGCCAGACGTGCTCGTGGCACGCCACGTATTGCCAACCGCCTATTGCGTCGGGTGCGTGACTATGCGGATGTCAAAAATAACGGTGTGATTGATGCAGGCTGTGCTGCCCATGCCCTATCCATGCTAGAGGTTGACCCCTTGGGCTTAGACTTGATGGATAGAAAACTCTTAGAGACCATCGTACACAAATTTAATGGGGGTCCCGTAGGGGTAGATAGTTTGGCTGCAGCCATCAGCGAAGAAAGAGATACGATCGAAGACGTGATCGAGCCCTATCTGATTCAACATGGTTTTTTGCATCGTACCCCACGTGGTCGGGTCGCCACCGCCAGTACGTGGACTCACTTAGGTCTCACACCGCCTAAGTCC
- a CDS encoding monooxygenase has translation MTRLDFDIAICGAGPVGCVFALLLHQYNPTTRIGLFGQKPPPSGSVLDPRTLALNHGSRQLLEQLGVWPKRYAPIHTVHVSQQGRLGRTLITPTELDVDLLGCVVNYDDLLHGLRQAVQQQGISYLEVAAPAQVQSTQHAIIHTDSTSYTAALAVQSDGVRPNQLTRDYNQHALLATIQSSHPKKDWAFERFTANGPLALLPHPNQSDCYALVWCNSPSRTASLQGMDHCTFNTELMQSFGARLGELSLVSDRFDFPLALSAGPSLPAPYVVAIGNAAQTLHPVAGQGLNLGLRDTAQLALSLRPWLATPDLDPSSALQQYAQQRRPDRWLTGTVTDVLPRIFATTNPLIQHACGLGLLSMDMLALARQPLARQLLQGLRI, from the coding sequence ATGACTCGCCTTGATTTTGACATTGCCATTTGCGGGGCTGGCCCCGTTGGTTGTGTATTTGCTTTGCTTTTACATCAATACAACCCCACTACGCGCATTGGCCTTTTTGGACAAAAACCACCCCCGTCCGGCTCTGTATTAGATCCGCGTACTCTGGCGCTCAATCATGGCAGTCGCCAACTCCTAGAACAGCTCGGCGTGTGGCCAAAACGCTATGCGCCTATTCATACTGTACATGTCTCTCAACAAGGCCGATTAGGTCGCACCCTTATCACCCCCACTGAGCTAGATGTAGACTTATTAGGCTGCGTGGTCAATTACGACGACTTACTACATGGCCTACGTCAAGCAGTCCAACAGCAAGGCATTTCATACCTAGAGGTGGCAGCCCCTGCTCAGGTACAATCAACACAACACGCTATTATTCACACTGACTCGACCAGCTACACTGCTGCTCTTGCTGTCCAGTCTGATGGAGTCCGTCCTAATCAGTTAACTAGGGACTACAACCAACACGCCTTACTCGCTACCATTCAAAGTAGCCACCCAAAAAAAGACTGGGCATTTGAACGTTTTACCGCTAATGGCCCGTTGGCCTTACTCCCTCACCCGAATCAATCTGACTGCTATGCCTTAGTTTGGTGTAACTCTCCAAGCCGTACAGCGTCTTTGCAAGGCATGGATCACTGCACCTTTAATACCGAACTCATGCAATCCTTTGGAGCCAGACTCGGGGAACTCTCCCTTGTCAGTGATCGGTTTGACTTCCCGTTAGCCTTATCCGCAGGGCCATCTCTGCCTGCCCCATATGTAGTTGCTATCGGCAATGCGGCACAGACCTTGCATCCCGTTGCAGGACAAGGATTAAACCTAGGCTTACGTGATACGGCACAGCTAGCGCTCTCTTTACGCCCTTGGCTAGCCACTCCCGACCTAGACCCAAGCTCAGCACTACAGCAATACGCCCAACAACGGCGTCCTGATAGATGGCTAACTGGCACTGTCACTGATGTATTACCCCGAATTTTTGCCACGACGAACCCTCTCATTCAACATGCTTGCGGTTTAGGTTTATTAAGCATGGATATGTTGGCGCTAGCGCGCCAGCCATTAGCGAGACAACTACTACAAGGGCTACGTATTTAA
- the dusB gene encoding tRNA dihydrouridine synthase DusB, translating into MRIGSWQLTNPAVVAPMAGVTDRPYRRLCKALGAEYAVTEMAASNPRLWDSVKTARRLDHTGEPDPIAVQITGSDPVMMAEAALFNIEKGAHIIDINMGCPVKKVCNVLSGSALLKDEDLVARIVESVVNACLPHQIPVTLKTRTGWDRDSKNAIRVAKRAEDAGIAAFTLHGRTRCDFYQGEAEYDTIRDVKAALRIPVIANGDIDSPKKARYVLDYTKADAVMVGRAAQGRPWIFREINHFLQHNTFLDPPTYGEMKHVLLEHLEDHYDFYGEFIGVRSARKHISWYLADTPNAAEWLATINKIECTKQQLQAVASWFDQHDPSSFLVQPTAMTAPPSRRPL; encoded by the coding sequence ATGCGCATTGGTTCTTGGCAGTTAACAAATCCAGCAGTGGTCGCCCCAATGGCTGGCGTGACGGATCGACCTTATCGGCGTCTTTGCAAAGCCCTCGGTGCGGAATACGCCGTAACGGAGATGGCGGCAAGTAACCCCCGTTTATGGGATAGTGTCAAAACGGCTAGGCGTCTTGATCATACGGGAGAGCCCGATCCGATTGCCGTGCAAATCACAGGCTCTGATCCGGTAATGATGGCGGAAGCCGCCTTATTTAACATAGAAAAAGGCGCTCATATTATTGACATAAATATGGGCTGCCCAGTAAAAAAAGTCTGTAATGTACTTTCTGGCTCGGCTTTATTAAAAGACGAAGATCTGGTCGCTCGGATCGTAGAAAGCGTGGTGAATGCCTGTTTACCTCATCAAATCCCTGTCACACTAAAAACACGTACAGGCTGGGATCGAGACAGTAAAAACGCCATCCGTGTAGCAAAGCGAGCCGAGGATGCAGGCATAGCCGCTTTTACCTTACATGGACGAACTCGCTGTGACTTTTACCAAGGCGAGGCCGAATACGATACAATTCGAGATGTCAAAGCTGCCCTTCGCATCCCTGTGATTGCCAATGGTGATATCGACTCCCCAAAAAAAGCACGTTATGTCTTGGATTACACTAAGGCAGATGCGGTTATGGTGGGTAGAGCTGCACAGGGGCGCCCTTGGATTTTTCGGGAAATCAACCATTTCCTGCAGCACAATACCTTTTTAGATCCACCCACCTACGGCGAGATGAAGCACGTCTTGCTAGAGCACCTTGAAGATCACTATGATTTTTACGGTGAGTTTATCGGGGTACGCTCAGCACGCAAACACATAAGCTGGTATTTGGCCGATACTCCCAATGCCGCTGAGTGGCTAGCCACCATCAATAAAATCGAATGTACTAAACAACAACTACAGGCTGTAGCTAGCTGGTTTGACCAACATGACCCAAGCTCATTTTTGGTGCAGCCTACGGCTATGACTGCCCCACCTTCTCGTCGACCGCTTTAA
- a CDS encoding beta-barrel assembly-enhancing protease, whose product MKKRTGSRWVALALCVQMASVPVLMAQPMGIPSIGTAAGAELSPNLERTLGDAIMEQGRRDPQYVSDPVINQYLTQLGQKLAAHSSVPLHHDIQVFALRDSSINAFALPGGYVGINTGLLASAASESELASVVAHEIAHVAQRHVARGMTQSSESSHLMIASLVGALLAGLAGSADLAMGVAAFGQAAAVDRQLGFSRQAEQEADRVGYQMLQGAGFNPVGMADMFKRLMQSSRLNESPNAYATTHPLSAQRLSDVENRIMSNTTASFSESDDFWFVQAAAMVIQAQGGSALVSLQQRLQSLSSSRTGVSQAAAYYGLAYAAKQRRDLAGAQQYLQRAMQTGVSSATMDVLQVELLWAQKQNAQALEKAQAAWRQWPQNQAVALALVEAMQKQNQTTQSIPFLQQRILQWPKEPRFHQLLGAALEQNQQPIAARRAMADYYILVGALPSAVSQLQQARNQSTDFYEQSTLDVQIRDLREQLERDRLLLERFKS is encoded by the coding sequence ATGAAAAAAAGAACAGGTAGTCGTTGGGTCGCTTTAGCGCTCTGTGTTCAGATGGCTAGCGTACCGGTTTTGATGGCGCAGCCCATGGGTATTCCCAGTATTGGTACTGCAGCAGGTGCTGAGCTATCCCCTAATTTGGAACGCACGTTAGGGGATGCGATCATGGAGCAAGGGCGTCGTGATCCGCAATACGTCTCTGATCCAGTGATTAATCAATACCTGACTCAGCTAGGGCAAAAACTCGCGGCTCACTCTTCCGTTCCGCTGCATCATGATATTCAGGTTTTCGCACTGCGTGATAGCAGTATTAACGCTTTTGCTTTACCTGGTGGGTATGTGGGGATCAATACGGGGTTATTAGCCTCTGCAGCCAGTGAGTCCGAGTTAGCCTCGGTGGTGGCCCACGAAATTGCGCACGTAGCTCAGCGTCACGTGGCTCGAGGCATGACACAAAGCTCTGAATCCAGTCACCTGATGATCGCGTCTTTAGTGGGGGCGCTGTTAGCCGGTTTAGCAGGTAGTGCTGATTTGGCTATGGGTGTGGCGGCCTTCGGACAGGCCGCCGCCGTAGACCGTCAGTTAGGGTTTTCTCGTCAAGCCGAACAAGAGGCCGACCGAGTCGGGTATCAAATGTTACAAGGGGCTGGATTTAATCCCGTCGGGATGGCGGATATGTTTAAACGATTGATGCAAAGCTCTCGTTTAAATGAGTCTCCTAACGCCTATGCAACGACTCACCCACTATCTGCCCAACGATTATCTGATGTGGAAAACCGGATTATGTCTAATACCACTGCATCCTTTTCTGAAAGTGATGATTTTTGGTTTGTACAGGCAGCCGCTATGGTGATTCAAGCCCAAGGTGGCTCCGCCTTGGTGTCTTTGCAGCAGCGTTTGCAGAGTTTAAGCTCTAGTCGAACAGGGGTTTCACAGGCAGCGGCTTATTATGGTTTGGCTTATGCTGCAAAGCAGCGTCGAGACTTAGCTGGGGCGCAACAGTATTTACAGCGTGCGATGCAGACAGGGGTGAGTTCAGCCACGATGGATGTGTTGCAGGTTGAGTTACTGTGGGCCCAGAAACAAAATGCTCAAGCCCTAGAAAAAGCACAAGCGGCTTGGCGACAGTGGCCGCAAAATCAAGCGGTTGCATTAGCACTTGTTGAGGCAATGCAGAAACAAAATCAAACGACTCAAAGTATTCCATTTTTACAACAACGAATTCTGCAATGGCCAAAGGAGCCTCGATTCCATCAGCTGTTGGGTGCCGCACTTGAGCAAAATCAGCAGCCCATAGCAGCACGTCGAGCCATGGCTGACTATTATATTTTAGTAGGTGCTTTGCCTAGCGCTGTCTCTCAGTTGCAGCAGGCCAGAAATCAAAGCACTGACTTTTACGAGCAATCAACACTGGATGTGCAAATTCGTGACCTGCGAGAGCAGTTGGAGCGCGATCGATTATTGCTAGAGCGCTTTAAAAGCTAA
- the purH gene encoding bifunctional phosphoribosylaminoimidazolecarboxamide formyltransferase/IMP cyclohydrolase: MKIQTALLSVSDKTGIVEFAQALAQRGVRLLSTGGTAKLLKDAGLTVTEVAEHTGSPEILDGRVKTLHPKIHGGLLARRDDQKHLDTLQEHHIDRIDMLVVNLYPFRETIAKADCTFADAVENIDIGGPAMLRAAAKNHGTEAGGVTVIIDPSDYDRVLTELDATGQTSYGLRLALATKVYAHTASYDGAIAAYLSSLTVAEPAQDQTPERAEWPHTLTLQVKQHQIMRYGENPHQRAAFYRDADIGEGLLANYEQLQGKELSYNNIADADAAWECVRSFETGACVIVKHANPCGVALGETAAKAYQSAFKTDPTSAFGGIIAFNQTVDSAAANAVSQQFVEVLLAPDYTEEALAIFSEKKNVRVLKVKAGQTHNPFDIKRVGGGWLVQTPDTYRDNFDAFTVVSNKQPTAEQMQDMLFAWNVAKYVKSNAIVFCGNGMTLGVGAGQMSRVDSARIASIKAENAGLTLQNSAVASDAFFPFRDGLDVVADAGATCIIQPGGSIRDDEVIAAANERDLVMVLTGTRHFRH; encoded by the coding sequence ATGAAGATACAAACCGCCCTCTTATCGGTTTCCGATAAAACAGGAATTGTTGAATTTGCCCAAGCCTTAGCCCAACGAGGCGTTCGCCTACTCTCTACAGGTGGCACAGCTAAACTACTCAAAGACGCAGGTCTAACCGTGACCGAGGTCGCTGAACACACAGGCTCTCCTGAAATCCTAGATGGTCGTGTTAAAACCCTACACCCTAAGATCCACGGTGGTTTGTTAGCTCGTCGTGATGATCAAAAACACCTAGATACGCTACAAGAGCATCATATTGATCGTATTGATATGCTGGTTGTAAACCTCTATCCTTTTCGCGAAACCATTGCAAAAGCCGACTGTACTTTTGCCGATGCCGTAGAAAATATCGATATTGGTGGTCCCGCTATGCTACGTGCAGCCGCTAAAAACCACGGCACCGAAGCTGGTGGGGTAACAGTCATTATTGACCCTAGCGACTATGATCGAGTGCTAACAGAGCTAGACGCGACAGGCCAAACCTCTTACGGCTTACGCTTAGCTTTGGCTACCAAAGTCTACGCCCATACCGCCTCTTATGATGGCGCTATTGCAGCATACCTCAGCAGTTTAACTGTGGCTGAACCTGCTCAAGATCAAACACCAGAACGTGCAGAATGGCCGCACACCCTAACCTTGCAGGTCAAACAACACCAAATCATGCGCTACGGTGAAAACCCACATCAACGTGCTGCGTTTTACCGTGATGCAGATATTGGTGAGGGCTTACTCGCTAATTACGAGCAACTTCAGGGCAAAGAGCTGTCCTACAATAATATTGCAGATGCAGATGCAGCGTGGGAATGTGTGCGAAGCTTTGAAACAGGGGCCTGCGTCATCGTCAAACATGCCAACCCTTGTGGTGTGGCCTTAGGCGAAACAGCAGCCAAAGCCTACCAAAGCGCATTCAAAACAGACCCCACCTCGGCTTTTGGTGGCATTATTGCTTTCAATCAAACCGTAGACTCTGCGGCGGCTAATGCGGTGTCTCAGCAATTCGTAGAGGTGCTCTTAGCTCCTGACTACACCGAAGAAGCCTTAGCCATTTTCTCTGAAAAGAAAAATGTTCGTGTACTCAAAGTCAAAGCCGGTCAAACTCATAACCCCTTTGATATTAAACGTGTTGGTGGGGGTTGGTTAGTTCAAACGCCTGACACCTATCGCGATAATTTTGATGCCTTTACGGTAGTCAGCAACAAACAACCCACAGCAGAACAAATGCAAGACATGCTGTTTGCTTGGAATGTAGCAAAATACGTGAAATCCAATGCAATTGTTTTCTGTGGCAATGGCATGACCTTAGGTGTAGGCGCCGGTCAAATGAGCCGTGTAGACTCTGCCCGTATTGCCTCCATCAAAGCTGAGAATGCAGGGTTGACCTTGCAGAACTCAGCCGTAGCCTCTGATGCTTTTTTTCCATTCCGTGATGGGTTAGATGTGGTTGCGGATGCAGGCGCTACATGTATTATTCAACCAGGAGGCAGTATTCGTGATGATGAAGTCATTGCTGCTGCCAACGAACGTGACCTCGTCATGGTATTGACAGGTACGCGTCACTTCCGTCACTAA
- the ruvA gene encoding Holliday junction branch migration protein RuvA, giving the protein MIGRITGTLIEKNPPTICVDVNGIGYEIDVPMSTLYDLPEVGGQVSLHTHLSIREDAHVLFGFAKAAERIAFRTLIKVSGIGPKTALGILSGLSVDDLASAIQNQDIALLTRAPGIGKKTAERMILELRDKFHVGVVSTTAPNTDRSDILNALLALGYNTTEANKAVKKIPADVSISEGIRQALQILSGRQ; this is encoded by the coding sequence ATGATTGGTCGTATCACAGGCACACTGATTGAAAAAAACCCACCCACCATTTGTGTGGACGTTAATGGTATTGGCTACGAAATAGACGTCCCCATGAGTACGCTTTATGATTTACCTGAGGTCGGCGGCCAAGTCAGCCTACACACGCACCTCAGCATTCGTGAAGATGCCCATGTGTTATTTGGTTTTGCTAAAGCTGCTGAGCGCATTGCCTTTAGAACATTAATCAAAGTCAGCGGCATTGGCCCTAAAACCGCCTTAGGGATCTTGTCTGGTCTTTCTGTGGATGACCTAGCCAGTGCTATCCAAAACCAAGATATTGCCTTGTTGACGCGCGCCCCTGGCATTGGTAAAAAAACAGCCGAACGCATGATTCTAGAGCTACGTGACAAATTCCATGTAGGCGTCGTTAGTACCACCGCGCCCAACACGGATCGCAGTGATATTTTAAATGCCCTGTTGGCCTTAGGCTATAACACGACCGAAGCCAATAAAGCGGTTAAAAAAATCCCCGCAGACGTCTCTATATCCGAAGGGATTCGCCAAGCTCTACAAATTTTATCCGGCAGACAATAA
- a CDS encoding helix-turn-helix domain-containing protein gives MPNTNPLEQSVRDSLERYFADLGDSQPRDILAMVINYVERPVLQIALEKTNGNQSKAAEILGITRSTLRKKLLAHHIQP, from the coding sequence ATGCCAAACACCAATCCTCTAGAGCAATCTGTTCGTGACAGTCTTGAACGCTATTTTGCTGACTTAGGTGACTCTCAGCCTCGTGATATCTTAGCGATGGTTATTAACTATGTAGAGCGCCCTGTCTTACAAATTGCCCTAGAAAAGACCAATGGAAATCAATCTAAAGCCGCAGAAATACTCGGTATTACTCGTAGTACCTTGCGTAAAAAGCTGCTGGCTCATCATATCCAACCTTAA
- a CDS encoding threo-3-hydroxy-L-aspartate ammonia-lyase → MKLPNYDDVLRAAHHLAHHAHKTPVLQSRTLNESLGAQVFFKCENFQRIGAFKFRGGYNALASLSHAQRQKGVVAFSSGNHAQAVALAAQLFNVPATIVMPKTAPAAKKAATLGYGATVIEYDRLTEDRELIAQRLVEEKGMTLIPPFAHPDVIAGQGTAVKELIEEVGQLDVLFVPLGGGGLLSGSLLAAQALSPACRVYGVEPEGGNDAQQSLTAGQIVRIDYPESIADGALTPALAPMTFALIQQYVSGVLTVNDTHLVSALRFFAERMKMVVEPTGCLGAAAVMQQLIPLAGLRVGVVISGGNVDLAQYGQLLSAG, encoded by the coding sequence GTGAAATTACCTAATTATGATGATGTGTTGCGGGCAGCCCATCATCTAGCTCATCATGCACATAAAACCCCAGTATTACAATCTCGTACGTTAAATGAGAGTCTAGGTGCTCAAGTCTTTTTTAAATGTGAAAACTTTCAACGTATAGGGGCTTTTAAGTTTAGAGGTGGCTATAACGCTTTAGCTAGTCTGAGTCATGCACAACGTCAGAAAGGGGTGGTTGCATTTTCTTCTGGGAATCATGCTCAAGCCGTTGCATTAGCGGCTCAGCTTTTTAATGTGCCTGCAACGATAGTGATGCCTAAAACAGCTCCTGCCGCTAAAAAGGCGGCGACGTTGGGATATGGGGCGACGGTCATTGAATATGATCGATTGACGGAGGATAGAGAGCTCATCGCACAACGTTTAGTAGAAGAAAAAGGCATGACGTTGATCCCTCCTTTTGCCCATCCTGATGTGATTGCAGGCCAAGGAACAGCAGTGAAAGAGCTGATTGAGGAGGTAGGGCAGCTAGACGTTTTATTTGTGCCGCTGGGCGGGGGCGGTTTGTTATCCGGTTCGTTGCTAGCGGCTCAGGCCTTAAGTCCTGCTTGTCGCGTATATGGAGTGGAGCCAGAGGGCGGCAATGATGCACAGCAGTCGTTAACAGCTGGGCAAATCGTCCGTATTGATTATCCAGAGTCAATTGCTGATGGAGCCTTGACTCCGGCGTTGGCCCCTATGACCTTTGCGCTGATTCAGCAATATGTGTCAGGGGTACTGACAGTAAATGATACGCACTTAGTTTCTGCATTACGGTTTTTTGCAGAGCGTATGAAAATGGTGGTGGAGCCTACCGGTTGCTTAGGGGCAGCAGCAGTGATGCAGCAGCTTATCCCCTTAGCAGGGCTGCGTGTCGGGGTAGTGATTAGCGGCGGTAATGTGGATTTAGCCCAGTATGGGCAATTATTGTCTGCCGGATAA
- the ruvC gene encoding crossover junction endodeoxyribonuclease RuvC, with amino-acid sequence MRILGIDPGLRKTGFGIIDVNGQQLQYVASGTIVVPTEQPLAARLKVILEHIREITALHNPTHSAVEQVFVNANPHSTLLLGQARGAALCALADSGLDVHEYTALQIKKTVAGKGHAAKEQIQLMVQHLLRLNGTPAPDAADALACAICHAHHAPLQQALQNNNTLSAHTLRRRSGRFIGK; translated from the coding sequence ATGCGGATTTTAGGCATAGATCCCGGACTACGTAAAACGGGCTTCGGGATCATTGATGTCAACGGGCAGCAATTACAGTATGTTGCCAGTGGTACGATTGTTGTGCCCACAGAACAACCGTTAGCTGCCCGCCTCAAAGTGATTCTCGAGCATATCCGCGAGATTACGGCCCTACACAATCCAACTCATAGCGCCGTTGAACAAGTTTTTGTTAATGCCAATCCACACTCCACCCTACTATTAGGGCAAGCTCGTGGTGCAGCCTTATGTGCATTGGCTGATAGTGGATTAGACGTACATGAGTACACCGCCCTACAAATTAAAAAAACCGTTGCAGGTAAAGGGCATGCGGCCAAAGAACAAATACAACTGATGGTTCAGCACTTATTAAGGCTAAATGGCACACCAGCACCAGATGCGGCAGATGCATTGGCCTGTGCTATTTGTCATGCTCATCATGCTCCGCTGCAACAAGCACTACAAAACAACAACACGTTATCCGCTCACACCCTGCGTAGGCGAAGTGGACGTTTTATAGGTAAATAA